Proteins co-encoded in one Nitrospiraceae bacterium genomic window:
- the bfr gene encoding bacterioferritin — MKAKEGIVNMLNKILTADLTAINQYFVHAKMCENWGYERLHHKVRERSMDEMKDAEELIEHILYLEGVPNVQRLNTVQVGETVPEQFKLDLKAEQEMLVLLSDGVVHATKVGDFTTRHMLEDMAEDVDAHIDWIETQMETIDQIGLENYLAEQIKKEGS, encoded by the coding sequence ATGAAGGCAAAAGAAGGTATCGTGAATATGCTGAACAAGATTCTCACAGCGGATCTGACCGCGATCAATCAGTATTTCGTGCATGCCAAGATGTGTGAGAACTGGGGCTATGAACGTCTCCATCACAAAGTCCGTGAGCGCAGCATGGATGAAATGAAAGATGCAGAGGAGTTGATTGAGCACATTCTCTATCTGGAAGGCGTGCCCAACGTTCAGCGGTTGAATACGGTTCAAGTCGGTGAGACGGTACCGGAACAGTTCAAATTGGATCTGAAGGCGGAGCAAGAGATGTTGGTCTTGTTAAGCGACGGAGTCGTGCACGCCACCAAGGTCGGTGACTTTACGACTCGCCACATGCTTGAAGACATGGCCGAGGATGTGGATGCGCACATTGACTGGATTGAAACCCAGATGGAAACGATCGATCAAATCGGATTGGAAAACTACCTCGCAGAACAAATCAAGAAAGAAGGCTCATAG